From a region of the Apibacter sp. B3706 genome:
- a CDS encoding Lrp/AsnC family transcriptional regulator, whose amino-acid sequence MKEKFYIDETDKKILQFLSINTRMPFTEIAKKMDVSAGTIHVRVKKMEDVGVIKGTCLNIDYNILGYSFIAYVGILLTKSSKTQSVLEKLAAIPNVTTANVISGKYNIYCKISAKDAEDAKNVIYKIDDIDDVLRTESMISLEESINDQNRLMDALFK is encoded by the coding sequence ATGAAAGAGAAATTTTATATAGATGAAACTGATAAGAAAATTTTACAATTTTTATCTATTAATACCAGAATGCCTTTTACCGAGATTGCAAAAAAAATGGATGTATCCGCAGGAACAATACACGTAAGAGTTAAAAAGATGGAAGATGTAGGAGTTATTAAAGGAACATGTTTAAATATTGATTATAATATTTTAGGTTATAGTTTTATAGCTTATGTTGGGATTTTATTAACCAAATCAAGCAAAACTCAAAGTGTATTAGAAAAATTAGCAGCAATACCAAACGTAACAACCGCTAATGTAATTTCAGGTAAATACAATATTTATTGTAAAATCAGCGCAAAAGATGCTGAAGATGCAAAAAATGTTATTTATAAAATAGATGATATTGATGACGTATTAAGAACAGAAAGTATGATTTCTTTAGAAGAAAGCATCAATGATCAAAACCGATTAATGGATGCTTTGTTTAAATAA
- a CDS encoding NUDIX hydrolase yields the protein MLPEEKEIYFKVAISVSLVLFGFDGEMLRILLSNDTKNGPFKGAPRLPSVYVKAHEGIDSNVEKLLFLHTQKDHIFVEQLKAFAKVFRNPLGRVVNIAYYATVKLDEELLQYTKERGEEWVEYSKIPDLAFDHNEIIDYAKERLKRRVKRRPIGFYLLPEHFTISQLQKLYETALNREMDKRNFRKKIVNSQLILETGLTDNSSSRKSAKLYKFDEEKYQKLSLKGYDFLF from the coding sequence ATGCTTCCTGAAGAAAAAGAAATTTATTTTAAAGTAGCAATTTCTGTATCTTTGGTTTTATTTGGGTTTGATGGGGAAATGCTGCGTATTTTATTAAGTAATGATACAAAAAATGGACCTTTTAAAGGAGCTCCAAGACTTCCCTCAGTTTATGTGAAAGCCCATGAGGGCATTGATTCAAATGTAGAAAAATTATTATTCTTACATACACAAAAAGACCACATATTTGTTGAACAACTAAAAGCTTTTGCAAAAGTTTTTAGAAATCCACTAGGAAGGGTAGTAAACATTGCTTACTACGCAACGGTAAAATTAGATGAAGAACTATTGCAATACACTAAAGAAAGAGGTGAAGAATGGGTTGAATACTCAAAAATCCCGGACTTAGCATTTGATCATAATGAAATCATTGATTATGCAAAAGAACGGTTGAAACGGAGAGTTAAAAGAAGACCCATAGGTTTTTATCTATTACCGGAACATTTTACCATTTCGCAATTACAAAAGTTGTATGAAACCGCATTAAATCGAGAAATGGATAAAAGGAATTTTAGAAAAAAAATTGTTAATTCTCAATTGATTTTAGAAACAGGTTTAACAGATAATTCCTCGTCAAGAAAATCAGCAAAATTGTATAAATTTGATGAAGAAAAATATCAGAAACTTAGCTTAAAAGGATACGATTTTTTATTTTAA
- the trmD gene encoding tRNA (guanosine(37)-N1)-methyltransferase TrmD has translation MRIDIISAVPKLLKSPLEESIMKRAQDKGLVQLYFHDLRDYGQGNYRQIDDTQYGGGAGMVLMIEPIDKCISQLLSQRSYDEIIYMTPDGDTLNQKTCNTLSLKENIIILCGHYKGVDQRVRDLYITREISIGDYVLSGGELGACVLVDAIVRLIPGVLSDETSALYDSFQDNLLAPPVYTRPEEYKNLKVPDILLSGNFAKIDEWRQEMSYKHTQERRPDLLNEN, from the coding sequence ATGAGAATAGATATTATAAGTGCGGTGCCAAAACTACTAAAAAGTCCTTTAGAAGAATCAATTATGAAAAGGGCGCAAGACAAAGGATTGGTACAACTATATTTCCATGATTTACGGGATTATGGACAGGGAAATTATAGGCAGATTGATGATACTCAATATGGAGGAGGTGCAGGAATGGTTTTAATGATTGAACCGATTGATAAATGTATTTCCCAACTACTTTCCCAAAGATCATACGACGAAATTATCTATATGACTCCTGATGGCGATACTTTAAATCAGAAAACATGCAATACACTTTCACTAAAAGAAAATATAATTATACTTTGTGGGCATTATAAAGGTGTAGATCAAAGAGTACGTGATTTATATATTACCCGTGAAATATCTATTGGTGATTATGTACTAAGCGGAGGAGAATTAGGAGCTTGTGTACTGGTTGATGCCATAGTCAGGCTGATACCCGGGGTTTTAAGTGATGAGACATCTGCCTTATACGATTCATTTCAAGATAATTTACTTGCACCTCCGGTTTATACCCGTCCGGAAGAATATAAAAATTTGAAAGTTCCGGATATACTCTTGAGTGGTAATTTTGCAAAGATAGATGAATGGAGACAGGAAATGTCTTACAAACATACACAAGAGAGAAGACCCGATTTACTAAATGAAAATTAA
- a CDS encoding DUF2480 family protein, which produces MDEIINKVEKSGLITLDLEDFYPKEPRMLFDLKDYLYEGLVLREKEFRESLSKLDWKMYENAYVAVTCTSDAIVPSWSYLLIANYLTGVAKLISFGTLEDLERDIFTEIIDKMDVDSYKDKKIIIKGCSRKPVPQNAYLQLIQKLKPIASSLMFGEACSTVPIFKKKKL; this is translated from the coding sequence ATGGATGAAATAATTAATAAAGTCGAAAAAAGCGGACTCATTACTCTAGATTTAGAAGATTTTTATCCTAAAGAACCCAGGATGCTATTTGATTTAAAAGACTATTTATATGAAGGTTTAGTTTTAAGAGAAAAAGAGTTTCGTGAGAGTCTTTCAAAATTGGATTGGAAAATGTATGAAAATGCTTATGTAGCAGTAACTTGTACATCTGATGCAATTGTGCCTTCCTGGTCATATCTATTAATTGCTAATTATTTAACAGGAGTGGCAAAGTTAATATCATTCGGCACTTTAGAGGATTTGGAAAGAGACATATTTACAGAAATTATAGATAAAATGGACGTGGATAGTTATAAAGATAAAAAAATTATTATTAAAGGCTGCTCACGCAAACCCGTTCCACAAAATGCTTATTTACAACTTATACAAAAACTTAAGCCTATAGCTTCTTCCTTAATGTTTGGAGAGGCTTGTAGTACTGTTCCTATTTTCAAAAAGAAAAAATTATAA
- a CDS encoding prephenate dehydrogenase produces MSKTISVIGLGLIGGSIALDLKKSGFASKVIGTDKSKLHEKEALELSIVDEIMPMDEAIRSSELTILSTPVDVSIKLLPHLLDILPDGSVLMDVGSTKSSLIEKVKNHSNRKSFVPSHPMAGTEYSGPSAAFHGLFKDRAAILCNSNESHPKAVHLVSQVYYHLGSRLILMDAESHDEHVGYVSHLSHAISYALAVSVLEKEKDDAAIFNLASGGFASTVRLAKSSVDMWLPIFEQNSKYILPILTTYLEKLTKFKSYLENGESKHLYEFIKEANRIKNKLEKK; encoded by the coding sequence ATGTCAAAAACTATAAGTGTCATCGGATTAGGTTTGATTGGAGGTTCTATAGCTCTGGATCTTAAAAAAAGCGGATTTGCTTCAAAAGTTATAGGGACCGATAAGTCTAAACTTCACGAAAAAGAAGCCTTGGAATTATCCATTGTCGATGAAATTATGCCGATGGACGAGGCAATACGTTCTTCCGAATTAACCATTCTATCCACTCCGGTCGATGTAAGCATTAAACTTCTACCTCACCTATTGGATATTCTCCCTGACGGTTCGGTACTTATGGATGTGGGAAGTACTAAATCTTCTTTGATTGAAAAGGTTAAAAATCATTCAAACAGAAAATCATTCGTCCCTTCTCATCCCATGGCAGGAACGGAATATAGCGGTCCATCTGCTGCCTTTCATGGTTTATTTAAAGATCGGGCTGCTATCCTATGCAACTCCAATGAATCTCATCCAAAAGCAGTTCATCTGGTTTCTCAAGTTTATTATCATTTGGGATCGCGACTTATTCTTATGGATGCGGAATCTCATGATGAACATGTGGGGTATGTTTCACATCTTTCTCATGCTATTTCCTATGCTTTGGCCGTTTCCGTTCTTGAAAAAGAAAAAGATGATGCTGCCATATTCAATTTAGCATCCGGAGGGTTTGCTTCTACTGTTCGACTGGCTAAAAGTTCCGTTGATATGTGGCTTCCTATTTTTGAACAAAATTCCAAATATATTCTACCTATTCTTACTACTTATTTGGAAAAGTTGACTAAATTTAAATCTTATTTGGAAAATGGAGAATCTAAACATTTATATGAATTCATTAAAGAAGCTAACCGAATAAAAAATAAGTTAGAGAAAAAATAA
- the frr gene encoding ribosome recycling factor, whose amino-acid sequence MEEINLIIDTTKESMESSLKHLESAFNKIRAGRANPLMLQNILVEYYGTPTPLSQVANISVPDGMTLSIQPWEKSTLGAIEKAIFQSNLGFTPNNNGENIIINIPPLTEERRKDLVKQAKAECENSKVGIRKARQEANADIKKIESASEDEKKNGEEQIQSLTDKYVKLAEEHLSVKEKEIMTV is encoded by the coding sequence ATGGAAGAAATAAATTTAATTATAGATACGACTAAGGAAAGCATGGAATCCTCTCTAAAACATTTAGAGTCAGCTTTTAATAAAATACGAGCAGGGCGGGCTAACCCACTCATGCTACAAAACATTTTAGTGGAATATTATGGGACTCCTACTCCTTTATCTCAAGTTGCCAATATTTCCGTTCCCGATGGAATGACTCTTAGTATACAGCCTTGGGAAAAATCTACTTTGGGCGCTATTGAAAAAGCTATTTTTCAATCCAATTTAGGCTTTACTCCAAATAATAACGGGGAAAATATTATTATTAACATTCCTCCTTTAACAGAAGAAAGAAGAAAAGACTTAGTAAAACAAGCAAAAGCAGAATGCGAAAATTCTAAGGTTGGTATTCGAAAAGCCAGACAAGAAGCAAATGCCGATATAAAAAAGATAGAGAGTGCTTCAGAAGATGAAAAGAAAAATGGAGAAGAGCAAATACAATCGTTGACTGATAAATATGTTAAATTGGCAGAAGAACATCTTTCCGTTAAGGAAAAAGAGATCATGACAGTATAA
- the pyrH gene encoding UMP kinase: protein MKYKRILLKLSGEALMGNQQYGISSEILQSYSKQIKEISEMGVEIAIVIGGGNIFRGVAGVATGIDRVQGDYMGMLATVINGMALQSSLEAMGVHTRLQTSIKMDQIAEPFIKRRADRHLEKGRVVIFGAGTGNPYFTTDTAATLKAIEINAEVILKGTRVDGIYDTDPEKNKNAVKFNSISFDEVYKKGLKIMDMTAFTLSQENALPIIVFDMNKEGNLRKIIEGKEVGTLVSI, encoded by the coding sequence ATGAAATATAAAAGAATACTTTTAAAGTTAAGTGGAGAAGCTTTAATGGGAAATCAACAATATGGAATAAGCTCTGAAATTCTTCAAAGTTACTCTAAACAGATAAAAGAAATTTCTGAAATGGGAGTAGAAATAGCAATTGTTATAGGAGGCGGAAACATATTCAGAGGAGTTGCGGGAGTTGCTACCGGTATTGACAGGGTTCAAGGCGACTATATGGGAATGCTTGCCACGGTTATTAACGGAATGGCTTTACAAAGTTCTTTGGAGGCAATGGGAGTACATACCCGATTGCAAACTTCCATAAAAATGGATCAAATTGCAGAACCTTTTATTAAGCGAAGAGCTGACAGACATTTGGAAAAAGGAAGAGTTGTAATTTTTGGTGCAGGAACCGGAAACCCTTACTTTACTACTGATACAGCCGCTACATTAAAAGCTATCGAAATTAACGCTGAAGTTATCTTAAAAGGGACTCGAGTAGACGGTATTTATGATACAGACCCGGAAAAAAATAAAAATGCAGTAAAATTCAACAGTATTTCATTTGATGAAGTTTATAAAAAAGGACTTAAAATTATGGATATGACTGCTTTTACGTTAAGTCAAGAAAATGCGCTTCCTATCATTGTATTTGATATGAACAAAGAAGGGAATTTAAGAAAAATTATTGAAGGTAAAGAAGTAGGAACTTTAGTTTCTATTTAA
- the thrC gene encoding threonine synthase, whose product MKLYSTNNKNLSVSFKEAVFTSFPSDKGLYMPWHIPKLSETFIQNITDYSFPEMALEIAHSFIGEDILKKDLEKIIKETISFDAPLVSLEENLAVLELFHGPSLAFKDFGARFMSRLMAYLSDKNDKTLDILVATSGDTGGAVALGFLGVEGTRVTILYPKGKISEIQRKQLTTNGQNIRALEVNGTFDDCQALVKMAFNDAELNSKLRLTSANSINISRLLPQTFYYLYAYAQAVKKNKKDIVFVVPSGNFGNIGAGLLAYKSGLPVKHFVAATNVNDTVPVYLQKGSYEPKPSIQTLSNAMDVGNPSNWVRITDLFNESLDSLRNLISAYSFTDSETMNGINELYEKYNYIACPHTAVAYLAAKKYNHPQDFTIFLSTAHPCKFMDVYPENLKNKIIIPEQVKELDHKISSATPLENNFSDLKTFLMNS is encoded by the coding sequence ATGAAACTATATAGCACAAATAATAAAAATCTTTCCGTTTCTTTTAAAGAAGCCGTATTTACCAGCTTTCCTTCTGATAAAGGATTGTATATGCCTTGGCATATCCCAAAATTATCGGAAACTTTTATTCAGAATATTACGGATTATTCTTTTCCTGAAATGGCTTTAGAAATTGCCCATTCTTTTATTGGAGAAGATATCCTTAAAAAAGACTTGGAAAAAATTATAAAGGAAACGATTAGTTTTGATGCCCCATTGGTATCACTAGAAGAAAATTTGGCTGTATTGGAATTATTTCACGGACCTTCGTTAGCATTTAAAGATTTCGGAGCTCGTTTTATGAGTCGACTTATGGCTTATTTATCCGACAAAAACGATAAAACGTTGGATATTCTGGTGGCTACTTCAGGAGATACAGGAGGTGCTGTCGCTTTAGGTTTTTTAGGGGTTGAAGGTACTCGGGTAACTATTTTATACCCGAAAGGTAAAATCAGTGAAATACAAAGAAAACAATTGACTACAAACGGTCAAAACATTAGAGCTTTGGAGGTAAATGGAACTTTTGATGACTGTCAGGCTTTAGTTAAAATGGCTTTTAATGATGCTGAACTTAATTCAAAATTACGATTAACTTCTGCTAATTCCATCAATATTTCAAGGTTATTGCCGCAAACTTTCTATTACCTTTATGCTTATGCTCAAGCAGTCAAAAAGAATAAGAAAGATATAGTTTTTGTAGTTCCCAGTGGAAATTTTGGTAATATTGGTGCCGGGTTACTAGCCTATAAATCAGGTCTCCCTGTAAAACATTTTGTTGCAGCTACTAATGTAAATGATACTGTTCCCGTATATTTACAAAAGGGTTCTTATGAACCTAAACCATCCATACAAACTTTATCTAACGCCATGGATGTAGGAAATCCTAGTAATTGGGTACGAATAACCGATTTATTTAATGAAAGCTTAGATTCTTTGCGTAATCTTATATCTGCTTATTCATTTACAGATTCAGAAACGATGAACGGTATTAATGAATTATATGAAAAATACAACTATATCGCTTGTCCTCATACTGCAGTTGCTTATTTAGCTGCAAAGAAGTATAATCATCCACAAGATTTCACCATATTTTTATCTACTGCTCATCCTTGTAAATTTATGGATGTATATCCTGAAAACTTAAAAAATAAAATTATTATACCTGAACAAGTAAAAGAGTTGGATCATAAAATAAGTTCGGCTACGCCTCTTGAAAATAATTTTTCCGATTTGAAAACATTTTTAATGAATTCATAA
- a CDS encoding homoserine kinase — MKEKDSVHVFAPATSANFICGYDILGLALNEPGDEVFLKRVDEPGIRITKITGDQGLLPTHPDKNTVSACVKMILDFLGKKNYGIEIELHKKMPIGSGLGSSAASTIAGLYAINQLLGEPLSKKELLPFALKGEELACGHGHADNVAPSLMGGITLIRSYQPLEVINLPVPTELCCSIIFPHVEVQTRAARQILKNKVELKDAVSQWGNIAGLITGLFTEDYNLLSRSLQDKLIEPTRSILIPEFEAMRRIAMECGALGFGISGSGPSVVAFTKGIETAKTITSKLKEHLKNHEIESNGYSSPINCKGATVLS; from the coding sequence ATGAAAGAAAAAGATAGTGTGCATGTATTTGCTCCGGCGACTTCAGCTAATTTTATTTGTGGATATGATATTTTAGGATTAGCGTTGAATGAGCCGGGAGATGAAGTTTTTTTAAAACGCGTGGATGAACCCGGAATAAGAATTACTAAGATAACCGGAGATCAAGGACTTTTACCTACCCATCCGGATAAAAATACGGTAAGTGCATGTGTAAAAATGATTCTCGATTTTTTAGGTAAAAAAAATTACGGAATTGAAATAGAACTTCATAAAAAAATGCCTATCGGTAGCGGTCTGGGCTCTAGTGCTGCAAGTACAATAGCGGGTCTGTATGCTATTAACCAGCTTTTAGGAGAACCATTATCTAAAAAAGAACTGTTGCCTTTTGCCTTAAAGGGTGAAGAACTGGCTTGCGGGCATGGCCATGCCGATAATGTTGCCCCTTCTTTAATGGGTGGGATAACTTTAATTAGAAGCTATCAACCGTTGGAAGTAATTAACCTTCCCGTGCCTACGGAACTTTGTTGTTCCATTATTTTTCCTCATGTAGAGGTTCAGACTCGCGCAGCCAGACAAATTTTAAAGAATAAAGTTGAACTAAAAGACGCCGTTTCCCAATGGGGAAATATTGCCGGATTAATAACAGGTTTATTTACAGAGGATTACAACTTACTGTCCAGAAGTTTACAAGACAAATTAATTGAACCTACCCGTTCCATTCTTATACCCGAATTTGAAGCCATGAGAAGAATTGCTATGGAATGCGGGGCCTTAGGTTTCGGTATTTCAGGTTCCGGACCTTCAGTAGTTGCTTTTACCAAAGGAATTGAAACAGCAAAAACAATTACTTCAAAACTTAAAGAACATCTTAAAAATCACGAAATAGAAAGCAATGGTTATTCCTCTCCTATAAATTGTAAAGGAGCAACTGTACTTTCATAA
- the thrA gene encoding bifunctional aspartate kinase/homoserine dehydrogenase I, which yields MKIVKFGGSSVGSGQSIQNVLNILQNKYASGEKFIVVSSAMSGVTNILTELAQIASEGKDFKKGLIEIEQRHFTVIKEMITVKNQNPAFTQIKIFINEIEDLLQGVYSLRELSLQSKDLILSYGEKCSTFLLSQIAKQYFSESIYVDASILIKTDSNFGNARVHTPVTEHLLQEFYKEHSHQIMFFTGFIASNENNRITTLGRGGSDYTAAIIAAALDAEEIELWSDVDGMLTADPRVVKKAFSLSELSYTEAMELSYFGAKVIYPPAMIPAFRKKIPIVLKNTFNPSFKGTRIEEHTHKNAYPIRGISSIDEISLINITGSGMIGKIGFSGKLFSLLAREHINVILITQSSSEHSITFAIEPKDVHKAKQLFNNEFELELETNKLNPPIIEENLCVLAIVGENMKQTPGISGKLFQALGRNGINIHAIAQGSSEYNISVIIKRKNISKALNAVHDAFFTQLTKTLHVFSVGTGNIGATLLRQIDAQSDFLRENNGIEVKINGIANSRKMIIDEEGIDLTQWQERINKGEPSNLDEFIQKIKLLNLSNCIFVDNTASPMTGTYYKELFESNVSVVTCNKIANSSSYKDYKDLKDTARRRGVDFFYETNVGAGLPIIRTLKDLMTSGDRIIKIEAILSGTISYIFNNFRGNTSFYEIVKKAHELGYTEPDPREDLSGKDFMRKMIILARDAGYQIEEKDVELGAILPESCFKAPSIEDFYEELKKSDSYFNELKEKAENENKVLRYIGKLEDGKASVNLEFVDASHPFYNLTGSDNIISFTTERYKFNPLVIKGPGAGAEVTAAGVFADLINVGAN from the coding sequence ATGAAAATAGTAAAATTTGGAGGATCATCTGTCGGTTCCGGTCAAAGTATACAAAATGTACTTAATATTCTGCAGAACAAATATGCTTCAGGCGAAAAATTTATAGTTGTATCATCTGCCATGAGCGGAGTTACCAATATTTTAACGGAACTAGCACAAATTGCCTCTGAGGGAAAGGATTTTAAAAAAGGTCTTATTGAAATTGAACAAAGACATTTTACGGTTATTAAAGAAATGATTACGGTTAAAAATCAAAATCCTGCATTTACTCAGATTAAGATTTTTATAAACGAGATCGAAGATCTTTTGCAAGGAGTCTATAGCTTGAGGGAACTCAGTCTTCAAAGCAAAGATCTTATTTTAAGTTATGGAGAAAAATGCTCCACTTTTTTATTGAGTCAAATAGCCAAACAATATTTTTCAGAAAGTATTTATGTAGATGCTTCAATCCTTATAAAAACAGACAGCAATTTTGGAAATGCCCGAGTACATACTCCCGTTACAGAACATTTATTGCAAGAGTTTTACAAAGAGCATTCACATCAAATCATGTTTTTTACAGGTTTTATAGCCTCCAATGAAAACAATCGAATTACGACATTAGGAAGAGGAGGCAGTGATTATACGGCGGCCATAATAGCTGCCGCCTTAGATGCAGAAGAAATTGAGCTTTGGTCTGATGTAGACGGTATGTTAACCGCAGATCCTCGTGTCGTAAAAAAGGCTTTTTCATTATCTGAACTTTCCTATACGGAAGCAATGGAATTATCTTATTTTGGAGCGAAAGTTATCTATCCTCCAGCCATGATTCCGGCTTTTCGAAAAAAAATACCTATTGTATTGAAAAACACCTTTAATCCTTCTTTTAAAGGAACAAGGATTGAAGAACATACTCATAAAAATGCATACCCGATTCGGGGTATTTCTTCCATAGATGAAATCAGCCTGATCAATATTACGGGAAGCGGAATGATTGGCAAGATTGGCTTCAGCGGCAAACTTTTTTCTTTATTAGCACGCGAACATATTAATGTAATCCTTATTACCCAATCGTCTTCCGAACACAGCATTACATTTGCCATTGAGCCCAAGGATGTTCATAAAGCAAAACAGCTTTTCAACAATGAATTTGAATTGGAACTGGAAACCAATAAACTAAATCCGCCAATCATTGAAGAAAACTTATGTGTATTAGCCATAGTTGGTGAAAATATGAAACAAACCCCGGGGATTTCGGGCAAGCTTTTCCAGGCTTTAGGACGTAATGGAATCAACATACATGCTATTGCACAAGGATCATCCGAATACAATATTTCGGTTATAATAAAACGTAAAAATATATCTAAAGCTCTGAATGCTGTTCATGATGCGTTTTTCACTCAACTAACTAAAACACTTCATGTATTCAGTGTAGGAACAGGAAATATCGGGGCAACCTTGTTGCGACAAATCGATGCTCAAAGTGATTTTTTACGTGAAAACAATGGTATTGAAGTAAAGATAAACGGAATAGCTAATTCCAGAAAAATGATTATTGATGAAGAAGGCATTGATCTTACACAATGGCAAGAAAGAATAAATAAGGGAGAACCCTCTAATTTGGATGAATTCATCCAAAAAATAAAGTTATTGAATCTTTCCAACTGTATTTTTGTGGATAATACTGCAAGTCCAATGACCGGAACTTATTACAAAGAACTTTTCGAATCTAATGTTTCGGTAGTTACCTGTAATAAAATAGCTAATTCCTCTTCATATAAAGATTATAAAGATTTAAAAGATACTGCCAGAAGAAGAGGCGTCGATTTCTTTTATGAAACGAATGTAGGAGCCGGATTACCCATCATACGGACTTTAAAGGATTTAATGACCAGCGGGGACAGGATCATCAAAATTGAGGCTATTTTAAGCGGTACTATTTCTTATATATTCAACAATTTTAGAGGCAATACTTCTTTTTATGAGATTGTTAAAAAAGCTCATGAATTAGGCTATACGGAACCGGATCCTCGAGAGGATTTGAGCGGAAAAGATTTTATGCGTAAAATGATAATTCTCGCGCGTGATGCCGGATATCAAATTGAAGAAAAAGATGTTGAGTTAGGAGCTATCCTTCCTGAAAGCTGTTTCAAAGCTCCCTCGATTGAAGACTTTTATGAAGAATTAAAAAAATCTGATTCTTATTTCAACGAGCTGAAAGAAAAGGCTGAAAATGAAAATAAAGTATTACGATATATAGGAAAGTTGGAAGATGGAAAGGCTTCCGTAAATTTGGAATTCGTGGATGCTTCTCATCCTTTTTACAATTTAACGGGAAGTGATAATATTATCTCATTTACAACAGAGCGATATAAATTTAATCCATTGGTAATAAAAGGTCCGGGAGCAGGTGCTGAAGTTACCGCAGCGGGGGTTTTTGCTGATCTTATTAATGTAGGAGCTAATTAA
- a CDS encoding DMT family transporter: MNWILLIIGGLFEVGFTFSLGQAKNSQGNAVYYWYISFLICMISSMLLLIKASQTLPLGTAYAVWTGVGAVGTVLLGIFVFKEPATFWRIFFIITLVSSIVGLKFVSNH, from the coding sequence ATGAATTGGATCTTGTTAATTATCGGCGGTTTGTTTGAAGTCGGATTTACCTTTAGTTTAGGGCAAGCAAAAAATTCTCAAGGAAATGCCGTATACTATTGGTATATCAGTTTTTTAATTTGTATGATTTCGAGCATGTTATTGTTGATTAAGGCTTCTCAAACCCTTCCGTTAGGTACAGCTTATGCAGTATGGACCGGTGTAGGAGCAGTGGGCACAGTATTGTTAGGAATATTTGTTTTTAAAGAACCGGCAACCTTTTGGAGAATATTTTTTATAATTACTCTGGTTAGCTCCATAGTAGGCCTTAAATTTGTATCTAATCACTAA
- a CDS encoding type II CAAX prenyl endopeptidase Rce1 family protein — protein sequence MKKVLAFISICYLISGIIGVIIWNIPKSQNTVNPIQLLFTLLLMITPALVAFKVEKRKFLVTSEKFQLNFKNINWKQTFKYLLITNLLLPILVMFYGYLFGNVLEIEPFGKLITSYRQLSPEILQKIPSILKIDYLLFLLVPLMFIASLMSSISINGFIALGEEIGWRGFLEKNLNFSFFKKNIIIGIIWGAWHTPIIISGHNYPNHPYWGILMMVLLCIAISFYFSFALKRTQSLFVIGALHGGINAIEQTLAFIQIDYNDLFGPIGLLMFFSVLTVFLIDFTLSKKTNEPLNFIS from the coding sequence ATGAAGAAAGTTCTTGCATTTATAAGTATATGTTATCTTATATCAGGTATAATAGGGGTAATTATCTGGAATATTCCGAAGTCACAAAATACTGTTAATCCCATTCAGTTACTATTCACATTGTTATTAATGATTACTCCTGCTTTAGTAGCATTTAAAGTAGAAAAAAGGAAATTTTTGGTAACATCAGAAAAATTTCAATTAAATTTTAAAAATATTAACTGGAAACAAACTTTTAAATATCTGCTGATAACCAATTTGTTACTTCCGATTTTAGTGATGTTTTATGGGTATTTATTTGGGAATGTATTAGAAATTGAACCCTTTGGAAAACTAATTACAAGTTATCGACAATTAAGTCCAGAAATTTTACAAAAAATACCATCTATATTAAAAATCGACTATTTATTATTCCTATTGGTTCCACTAATGTTCATCGCAAGTTTAATGTCCTCAATATCTATAAATGGTTTCATTGCTTTGGGGGAGGAAATTGGTTGGAGAGGCTTTTTAGAGAAAAATTTAAATTTTTCTTTTTTTAAAAAAAATATAATAATCGGGATCATTTGGGGAGCATGGCACACACCCATAATAATATCTGGACATAATTATCCTAACCACCCTTATTGGGGGATTCTTATGATGGTTTTATTATGTATTGCTATATCATTCTACTTTTCTTTTGCCTTAAAAAGAACACAAAGCCTATTTGTCATTGGCGCTTTACACGGAGGGATTAATGCTATTGAACAAACGTTAGCTTTTATACAGATTGATTATAATGATTTATTTGGCCCTATTGGATTATTAATGTTTTTCTCAGTATTAACAGTATTTTTAATAGATTTTACTTTAAGTAAAAAAACAAATGAACCATTAAATTTTATTTCATAA